One Halolamina litorea genomic window carries:
- a CDS encoding PKD domain-containing protein, translated as MVSFVPVALGASPPSASLSYSPTTPNPDETVTLDASGSTDSDGDIVEYEWDTDGDGYYGDYDDASDGQTARISFDEGGTYTVGVRVSDSEGNTDTERVRITVDNPAPDPSFTFSPSTPNPDDTITLDASGSSDADGSIVKYEWDTDGDGYYDDYDDAPSGQTTQVSFGEGGTYTVGLRVTDNGGKSREITKRITVDNPAPEPSFTFSPSTPNPDDTITLDASDSSDSDGRIVEYEWDTDGDGYYDDYDDAPSGQTTQVSFGEGGTYTVGLRVTDNGGKSREITKRITVDNPAPEPSFTFSPSTPNPDDTITLDASGSSDSDGSIVEYEWDTDGDGYYDDYDDAPSGQTTQVSFGEGGTYTVGLRVTDNGGKSREITKRITVENPPPEPAFTFSPSTPNPDDTITLDASSSSDPDGSIVEYEWDTDGDGNYGDYDDAADGQTTQVSFDEEGTYTVGLRVTDNGDVERTTTRQITVENPAPNASFVVAESDSEGLSVALDAASSSDPDGSIVEYDWYVEGAREATGSSVTLDFPRKGAYEVRLTVTDNGGKTASVTRTVGVSEPPTPRITFEPGQTVGTGQEIRLSGTESSDPDGRVSAYRWAIGGGDTAQGSEITRSFRRPGEYDVTLTVRDETGQERSATRTVVVREPPTASWQFSPDDPIDEETITFTASSEDDIETFRWDFDGDGEFDATGPEVEHAYSDGETKDVTLVAVDQFGVATRVEKQVPVEEVKPSASFEWRPDKPRSGQDVVLTGSTDADDATIEWDFDNDGEFDASGERVTTAFDENGKQVVVMRVTGPNGDTAETSRVVTIQQSASFELTSEQRTITTGDEAVIRFTASNELADVPIRVRLDIDLPGSGAGISGVSGAELASSSATTFVDIEPGGEDSLNLRVQFNSPGEYNLTGTAVYYIGTGENESRRTTTIGPVRVTAVSPDAAVQTGVVSPGFGVGTGLIALLLSLLLLRRD; from the coding sequence GTGGTCTCATTCGTACCCGTGGCGCTGGGGGCGTCACCACCGTCGGCGTCGCTCTCGTACTCGCCGACGACGCCGAACCCGGACGAGACCGTTACGCTCGACGCGAGTGGATCGACGGACTCGGACGGCGACATCGTGGAGTACGAGTGGGACACCGACGGCGACGGCTACTACGGCGACTACGACGACGCTTCCGACGGACAGACGGCCAGGATATCGTTCGACGAGGGGGGGACGTACACCGTTGGCGTCCGGGTTTCGGACTCGGAGGGGAACACGGACACGGAACGAGTCCGAATCACGGTCGACAACCCGGCACCCGACCCGTCGTTCACGTTCAGCCCGTCGACGCCGAACCCGGATGACACGATTACGCTGGACGCGTCCGGTTCGTCGGATGCTGACGGGAGCATCGTCAAGTACGAGTGGGACACCGACGGCGACGGCTACTACGACGACTACGACGACGCTCCAAGCGGACAGACGACGCAGGTCTCGTTCGGAGAGGGCGGCACGTACACGGTCGGCCTCCGCGTCACCGACAACGGCGGGAAGAGCCGCGAGATCACCAAGCGGATCACGGTAGACAATCCGGCACCCGAACCGTCGTTCACGTTCAGTCCGTCGACGCCGAACCCGGACGACACGATCACCCTCGACGCGTCCGACTCGTCCGATTCCGACGGGAGAATCGTGGAGTACGAGTGGGATACCGACGGTGACGGCTACTACGACGACTACGACGACGCCCCAAGCGGGCAAACCACCCAAGTGTCGTTCGGAGAAGGTGGGACCTACACGGTCGGTCTCCGCGTCACCGACAACGGCGGCAAGAGCCGAGAGATCACGAAACGCATCACGGTAGACAATCCGGCACCCGAACCGTCGTTCACGTTCAGTCCGTCGACGCCGAACCCGGACGACACGATTACGCTGGACGCGTCCGGTTCGTCTGATTCCGATGGATCGATCGTGGAGTACGAGTGGGACACCGACGGCGACGGTTACTACGACGACTACGACGACGCCCCAAGCGGACAGACTACCCAAGTGTCGTTCGGAGAGGGTGGAACCTACACCGTCGGTCTCCGCGTCACCGACAACGGCGGCAAGAGCCGAGAGATCACGAAACGCATCACCGTGGAGAACCCCCCGCCCGAGCCGGCGTTCACGTTCAGTCCGTCGACGCCGAACCCGGACGACACGATCACACTGGACGCATCGAGTTCGTCCGATCCCGACGGGAGTATCGTGGAGTACGAGTGGGACACCGACGGCGACGGGAATTACGGCGATTACGACGACGCGGCCGACGGGCAGACGACGCAGGTCTCCTTCGACGAGGAGGGGACCTACACGGTGGGCCTCCGCGTCACCGACAACGGCGACGTCGAGCGGACCACCACCCGACAGATCACCGTCGAGAACCCAGCGCCGAATGCGTCGTTCGTCGTCGCGGAATCCGACTCCGAGGGACTATCCGTGGCGCTCGACGCTGCGTCGTCAAGTGATCCGGACGGATCGATTGTTGAGTACGACTGGTACGTCGAGGGAGCGCGTGAAGCGACTGGCTCGTCGGTCACGCTCGACTTCCCGCGCAAGGGCGCCTACGAAGTGCGCCTCACGGTGACCGACAACGGTGGCAAAACCGCATCCGTCACTCGGACGGTCGGCGTGAGTGAGCCACCGACGCCACGGATCACGTTCGAACCCGGCCAGACAGTCGGGACCGGCCAAGAGATCCGTCTCTCGGGCACGGAGTCGTCCGACCCCGACGGTCGGGTCTCGGCCTACCGGTGGGCAATCGGTGGCGGGGACACTGCTCAGGGCTCGGAGATCACCCGAAGCTTCCGGCGGCCGGGCGAGTACGACGTGACGCTGACGGTGCGCGACGAGACGGGACAGGAGCGGAGCGCGACACGAACCGTCGTCGTTCGGGAACCACCCACGGCCTCCTGGCAGTTCTCCCCTGATGACCCGATCGACGAGGAGACGATCACGTTCACGGCCAGCTCGGAGGACGACATCGAGACGTTCCGGTGGGACTTCGACGGCGACGGCGAGTTCGACGCCACGGGGCCGGAGGTCGAACACGCGTACAGCGACGGGGAGACCAAGGACGTGACACTCGTCGCCGTCGATCAGTTCGGAGTGGCCACGCGGGTCGAGAAACAAGTCCCCGTCGAGGAGGTGAAACCCAGCGCCTCGTTCGAGTGGCGGCCGGACAAACCCCGGAGCGGGCAGGACGTTGTCCTCACGGGGTCGACCGATGCCGACGACGCCACGATCGAGTGGGACTTCGACAACGACGGGGAGTTCGACGCCTCGGGCGAACGGGTGACGACGGCGTTCGACGAGAACGGGAAGCAGGTCGTCGTCATGCGGGTCACGGGGCCCAACGGAGACACGGCCGAAACCAGTCGGGTCGTCACGATCCAACAGAGCGCCTCCTTCGAACTCACCAGCGAACAACGGACCATCACCACCGGCGACGAGGCGGTCATCCGGTTTACCGCCTCGAACGAGCTTGCTGACGTGCCGATCAGGGTCCGGCTCGACATCGACCTCCCCGGTTCCGGCGCGGGGATATCGGGAGTCAGCGGCGCGGAGTTAGCGAGTAGCAGCGCCACGACGTTCGTCGACATCGAGCCGGGCGGTGAAGACTCGTTGAACCTCCGAGTCCAGTTCAACAGCCCTGGCGAGTACAACCTCACCGGTACGGCCGTCTACTACATCGGGACCGGGGAGAACGAATCCCGTCGAACGACGACCATCGGTCCCGTTCGAGTAACGGCCGTCAGCCCGGACGCAGCCGTCCAGACGGGCGTTGTGAGTCCTGGGTTCGGGGTCGGAACCGGTCTGATCGCGCTTCTGCTGTCCCTCTTGCTGCTCAGACGGGACTGA
- a CDS encoding HAH_0734 family protein, which yields MKQLIVHGDAGFRRDAVIEVDGEELVCFGMAKQGDWHGPDEPQMWCTVGTADEREAYEKRQYVPHWLDTEAVDAEDVEVLSEKNPLNV from the coding sequence ATGAAGCAGCTTATCGTCCACGGGGACGCGGGGTTCCGACGCGACGCCGTCATCGAGGTCGACGGCGAGGAGCTGGTCTGTTTCGGCATGGCCAAGCAGGGCGACTGGCACGGCCCCGACGAGCCCCAGATGTGGTGTACGGTCGGCACCGCGGACGAGCGCGAGGCCTACGAGAAGCGCCAGTACGTCCCCCACTGGCTCGACACCGAAGCCGTCGACGCCGAGGACGTCGAGGTCCTCAGCGAGAAGAACCCACTGAACGTCTGA